One window of the Triticum dicoccoides isolate Atlit2015 ecotype Zavitan chromosome 3B, WEW_v2.0, whole genome shotgun sequence genome contains the following:
- the LOC119278573 gene encoding B3 domain-containing protein Os03g0620400-like isoform X1, producing MCVPLQSLDALSISKTGELLLAYPSTSSTTAGSGRRRVGAPPRTRAEEGDHRRETQDISKMSDLCECCQIKLKFLRQINGDFMHGLVIPEWFVNQFEGKVWITVKLESPNGNVYDVGVTENMNRTILKSGWASFVDANKIEENYSLMFRYLGNARFKVTIFDSSGKQKASCCARMGTASDVRKPSTFDVDNSSSSLGGTTRSSPSERSDSDESQKESSYGYKKSAKKAAISDSSEELSAEDSLSRDNLVESYDVRVHLNDYVLSGKCDLTVAQEAKIQALVEKIRSEIPVLVVQMKKTSANFGNLIIRKEYALKYFPCEATNIILQLPRKNKEWKCRFNPGRRNLYLGYFVHDNCVQEGDICLFQPIAKVKEGRFTIIVHLLHKESVRRSPGGTAGMTHMATDRRTSANTSLTARVKEEPATDDISSLGPEEDVDNSEGASETLFVLPERASITPAQEQKVREKVETIESTVPVYVAILNKCNVSRKYGIMITMGKQYASRYLEKQYFTGHRGKKNVISLVLQREGKSRTWDTELRRASDRMRICKGWVAFVRGNRLRVGDICLFKLMESELLKMIVYIIRREKCLD from the exons ATGTGTGTGCCCTTGCAGTCCCTGGATGCTCTCTCCATAAGTAAGACCGGTGAGCTTCTTCTTGCATACCCCTCTACCTCCAGCACCACCG CAGGCAGCGGTAGACGCAGGGTGGGAGCGCCACCACGTACAAGGGCAGAGGAAGGCGACCATCGACGCGAGACGCAG GACATATCCAAGATGAGTGATCTATGTGAATGCTGCCAGATCAAGCTTAAGTTTCTAAGGCAAATCAATGGCGACTTCATGCACGGCCTG GTCATACCGGAGTGGTTTGTGAACCAATTTGAAGGAAAGGTCTGGATAACCGTCAAACTAGAGTCCCCTAATGGTAACGTCTATGATGTTGGAGTTACCGAGAATATGAACCGAACAATTTTGAAGTCTGGATGGGCATCATTCGTTGATGCCAATAAAATAGAAGAAAATTATTCATTGATGTTTCGTTACCTTGGAAACGCCCGCTTCAAGGTTACAATATTCGATTCCAGTGGTAAGCAGAAAGCGTCGTGCTGTGCAAGGATGGGAACTGCTTCCGATGTTAGAAAGCCAAGCACATTTGATGTTGAtaattctagtagttctcttggtggGACTACTCGGTCTTCACCAAGCGAAAGATCAGACTCTGATGAAAGCCAAAAGGAAAGCTCGTACGGTTATAAAAAATCAGCAAAGAAGGCTGCAATATCAGATTCTTCTGAGGAATTATCAG CTGAAGACAGTCTATCTAGAGACAATTTGGTGGAGTCATATGATGTACGGGTGCATTTGAATGATTATGTCTTATCAGGGAAATGTGATCTTACAGTAGCACAGGAGGCAAAAATACAAGCACTTGTAGAGAAAATTCGATCTGAAATCCCGGTGCTTGTTGTACAGATGAAGAAGACCAGTGCAAACTTTGGTAATCTG ATAATACGTAAGGAGTACGCACTCAAATACTTCCCATGTGAAGCTACAAATATCATACTTCAGCTACCTAGGAAGAACAAGGAATGGAAGTGCAGATTTAATCCAGGTCGGCGCAACCTTTATTTGGGCTACTTTGTCCATGACAACTGTGTTCAAGAGGGAGATATCTGCCTCTTTCAGCCAATAGCAAAGGTTAAGGAAGGAAGATTTACCATAATTGTCCATCTTCTTCACAAAGAGAGCGTTCGTCGTTCCCCTGGTGGAACAGCAGGGATGACACACATGGCTACCGACAGAAGAACAAGCGCAAATACGTCCTTAACAGCCCGTGTTAAGGAGGAACCAGCCACCGATG ATATATCATCATTGGGGCCTGAAGAGGATGTAGACAATTCTGAGGGAGCTTCTGAGACCCTCTTCGTACTGCCAGAAAGAGCCTCTATAACGCCAGCACAGGAGCAAAAAGTGCGGGAGAAAGTAGAAACCATTGAGTCGACAGTACCAGTTTACGTCGCGATCCTGAACAAGTGCAATGTTTCTCGCAAATACGGCATCATGATA ACCATGGGCAAGCAGTACGCGTCAAGGTATCTCGAAAAACAGTACTTCACCGGGCATCGCGGAAAGAAAAATGTGATCAGTCTGGTGCTTCAACGGGAGGGGAAGAGTAGGACGTGGGACACGGAGCTGCGACGCGCGAGTGATCGCATGAGGATCTGTAAAGGATGGGTGGCTTTCGTCCGTGGCAACCGCCTGCGGGTGGGTGACATCTGCCTCTTCAAGTTGATGGAGAGCGAGCTGCTGAAGATGATTGTTTACATCATTCGCCGTGAGAAGTGCTTAGATTGA
- the LOC119278573 gene encoding B3 domain-containing protein Os03g0620400-like isoform X5 — MCVPLQSLDALSISKTGSGRRRVGAPPRTRAEEGDHRRETQDISKMSDLCECCQIKLKFLRQINGDFMHGLVIPEWFVNQFEGKVWITVKLESPNGNVYDVGVTENMNRTILKSGWASFVDANKIEENYSLMFRYLGNARFKVTIFDSSGKQKASCCARMGTASDVRKPSTFDVDNSSSSLGGTTRSSPSERSDSDESQKESSYGYKKSAKKAAISDSSEELSAEDSLSRDNLVESYDVRVHLNDYVLSGKCDLTVAQEAKIQALVEKIRSEIPVLVVQMKKTSANFGNLIIRKEYALKYFPCEATNIILQLPRKNKEWKCRFNPGRRNLYLGYFVHDNCVQEGDICLFQPIAKVKEGRFTIIVHLLHKESVRRSPGGTAGMTHMATDRRTSANTSLTARVKEEPATDDISSLGPEEDVDNSEGASETLFVLPERASITPAQEQKVREKVETIESTVPVYVAILNKCNVSRKYGIMITMGKQYASRYLEKQYFTGHRGKKNVISLVLQREGKSRTWDTELRRASDRMRICKGWVAFVRGNRLRVGDICLFKLMESELLKMIVYIIRREKCLD, encoded by the exons ATGTGTGTGCCCTTGCAGTCCCTGGATGCTCTCTCCATAAGTAAGACCG GCAGCGGTAGACGCAGGGTGGGAGCGCCACCACGTACAAGGGCAGAGGAAGGCGACCATCGACGCGAGACGCAG GACATATCCAAGATGAGTGATCTATGTGAATGCTGCCAGATCAAGCTTAAGTTTCTAAGGCAAATCAATGGCGACTTCATGCACGGCCTG GTCATACCGGAGTGGTTTGTGAACCAATTTGAAGGAAAGGTCTGGATAACCGTCAAACTAGAGTCCCCTAATGGTAACGTCTATGATGTTGGAGTTACCGAGAATATGAACCGAACAATTTTGAAGTCTGGATGGGCATCATTCGTTGATGCCAATAAAATAGAAGAAAATTATTCATTGATGTTTCGTTACCTTGGAAACGCCCGCTTCAAGGTTACAATATTCGATTCCAGTGGTAAGCAGAAAGCGTCGTGCTGTGCAAGGATGGGAACTGCTTCCGATGTTAGAAAGCCAAGCACATTTGATGTTGAtaattctagtagttctcttggtggGACTACTCGGTCTTCACCAAGCGAAAGATCAGACTCTGATGAAAGCCAAAAGGAAAGCTCGTACGGTTATAAAAAATCAGCAAAGAAGGCTGCAATATCAGATTCTTCTGAGGAATTATCAG CTGAAGACAGTCTATCTAGAGACAATTTGGTGGAGTCATATGATGTACGGGTGCATTTGAATGATTATGTCTTATCAGGGAAATGTGATCTTACAGTAGCACAGGAGGCAAAAATACAAGCACTTGTAGAGAAAATTCGATCTGAAATCCCGGTGCTTGTTGTACAGATGAAGAAGACCAGTGCAAACTTTGGTAATCTG ATAATACGTAAGGAGTACGCACTCAAATACTTCCCATGTGAAGCTACAAATATCATACTTCAGCTACCTAGGAAGAACAAGGAATGGAAGTGCAGATTTAATCCAGGTCGGCGCAACCTTTATTTGGGCTACTTTGTCCATGACAACTGTGTTCAAGAGGGAGATATCTGCCTCTTTCAGCCAATAGCAAAGGTTAAGGAAGGAAGATTTACCATAATTGTCCATCTTCTTCACAAAGAGAGCGTTCGTCGTTCCCCTGGTGGAACAGCAGGGATGACACACATGGCTACCGACAGAAGAACAAGCGCAAATACGTCCTTAACAGCCCGTGTTAAGGAGGAACCAGCCACCGATG ATATATCATCATTGGGGCCTGAAGAGGATGTAGACAATTCTGAGGGAGCTTCTGAGACCCTCTTCGTACTGCCAGAAAGAGCCTCTATAACGCCAGCACAGGAGCAAAAAGTGCGGGAGAAAGTAGAAACCATTGAGTCGACAGTACCAGTTTACGTCGCGATCCTGAACAAGTGCAATGTTTCTCGCAAATACGGCATCATGATA ACCATGGGCAAGCAGTACGCGTCAAGGTATCTCGAAAAACAGTACTTCACCGGGCATCGCGGAAAGAAAAATGTGATCAGTCTGGTGCTTCAACGGGAGGGGAAGAGTAGGACGTGGGACACGGAGCTGCGACGCGCGAGTGATCGCATGAGGATCTGTAAAGGATGGGTGGCTTTCGTCCGTGGCAACCGCCTGCGGGTGGGTGACATCTGCCTCTTCAAGTTGATGGAGAGCGAGCTGCTGAAGATGATTGTTTACATCATTCGCCGTGAGAAGTGCTTAGATTGA
- the LOC119278573 gene encoding B3 domain-containing protein Os03g0620400-like isoform X3 — protein sequence MCVPLQSLDALSISKTGELLLAYPSTSSTTAGSGRRRVGAPPRTRAEEGDHRRETQDISKMSDLCECCQIKLKFLRQINGDFMHGLVIPEWFVNQFEGKVWITVKLESPNGNVYDVGVTENMNRTILKSGWASFVDANKIEENYSLMFRYLGNARFKVTIFDSSGKQKASCCARMGTASDVRKPSTFDVDNSSSSLGGTTRSSPSERSDSDESQKESSYGYKKSAKKAAISDSSEELSAEDSLSRDNLVESYDVRVHLNDYVLSGKCDLTVAQEAKIQALVEKIRSEIPVLVVQMKKTSANFGNLIIRKEYALKYFPCEATNIILQLPRKNKEWKCRFNPGRRNLYLGYFVHDNCVQEGDICLFQPIAKVKEGRFTIIVHLLHKESVRRSPGGTAGMTHMATDRRTSANTSLTARVKEEPATDEDVDNSEGASETLFVLPERASITPAQEQKVREKVETIESTVPVYVAILNKCNVSRKYGIMITMGKQYASRYLEKQYFTGHRGKKNVISLVLQREGKSRTWDTELRRASDRMRICKGWVAFVRGNRLRVGDICLFKLMESELLKMIVYIIRREKCLD from the exons ATGTGTGTGCCCTTGCAGTCCCTGGATGCTCTCTCCATAAGTAAGACCGGTGAGCTTCTTCTTGCATACCCCTCTACCTCCAGCACCACCG CAGGCAGCGGTAGACGCAGGGTGGGAGCGCCACCACGTACAAGGGCAGAGGAAGGCGACCATCGACGCGAGACGCAG GACATATCCAAGATGAGTGATCTATGTGAATGCTGCCAGATCAAGCTTAAGTTTCTAAGGCAAATCAATGGCGACTTCATGCACGGCCTG GTCATACCGGAGTGGTTTGTGAACCAATTTGAAGGAAAGGTCTGGATAACCGTCAAACTAGAGTCCCCTAATGGTAACGTCTATGATGTTGGAGTTACCGAGAATATGAACCGAACAATTTTGAAGTCTGGATGGGCATCATTCGTTGATGCCAATAAAATAGAAGAAAATTATTCATTGATGTTTCGTTACCTTGGAAACGCCCGCTTCAAGGTTACAATATTCGATTCCAGTGGTAAGCAGAAAGCGTCGTGCTGTGCAAGGATGGGAACTGCTTCCGATGTTAGAAAGCCAAGCACATTTGATGTTGAtaattctagtagttctcttggtggGACTACTCGGTCTTCACCAAGCGAAAGATCAGACTCTGATGAAAGCCAAAAGGAAAGCTCGTACGGTTATAAAAAATCAGCAAAGAAGGCTGCAATATCAGATTCTTCTGAGGAATTATCAG CTGAAGACAGTCTATCTAGAGACAATTTGGTGGAGTCATATGATGTACGGGTGCATTTGAATGATTATGTCTTATCAGGGAAATGTGATCTTACAGTAGCACAGGAGGCAAAAATACAAGCACTTGTAGAGAAAATTCGATCTGAAATCCCGGTGCTTGTTGTACAGATGAAGAAGACCAGTGCAAACTTTGGTAATCTG ATAATACGTAAGGAGTACGCACTCAAATACTTCCCATGTGAAGCTACAAATATCATACTTCAGCTACCTAGGAAGAACAAGGAATGGAAGTGCAGATTTAATCCAGGTCGGCGCAACCTTTATTTGGGCTACTTTGTCCATGACAACTGTGTTCAAGAGGGAGATATCTGCCTCTTTCAGCCAATAGCAAAGGTTAAGGAAGGAAGATTTACCATAATTGTCCATCTTCTTCACAAAGAGAGCGTTCGTCGTTCCCCTGGTGGAACAGCAGGGATGACACACATGGCTACCGACAGAAGAACAAGCGCAAATACGTCCTTAACAGCCCGTGTTAAGGAGGAACCAGCCACCGATG AGGATGTAGACAATTCTGAGGGAGCTTCTGAGACCCTCTTCGTACTGCCAGAAAGAGCCTCTATAACGCCAGCACAGGAGCAAAAAGTGCGGGAGAAAGTAGAAACCATTGAGTCGACAGTACCAGTTTACGTCGCGATCCTGAACAAGTGCAATGTTTCTCGCAAATACGGCATCATGATA ACCATGGGCAAGCAGTACGCGTCAAGGTATCTCGAAAAACAGTACTTCACCGGGCATCGCGGAAAGAAAAATGTGATCAGTCTGGTGCTTCAACGGGAGGGGAAGAGTAGGACGTGGGACACGGAGCTGCGACGCGCGAGTGATCGCATGAGGATCTGTAAAGGATGGGTGGCTTTCGTCCGTGGCAACCGCCTGCGGGTGGGTGACATCTGCCTCTTCAAGTTGATGGAGAGCGAGCTGCTGAAGATGATTGTTTACATCATTCGCCGTGAGAAGTGCTTAGATTGA
- the LOC119278573 gene encoding B3 domain-containing protein Os03g0620400-like isoform X4 has product MCVPLQSLDALSISKTAGSGRRRVGAPPRTRAEEGDHRRETQDISKMSDLCECCQIKLKFLRQINGDFMHGLVIPEWFVNQFEGKVWITVKLESPNGNVYDVGVTENMNRTILKSGWASFVDANKIEENYSLMFRYLGNARFKVTIFDSSGKQKASCCARMGTASDVRKPSTFDVDNSSSSLGGTTRSSPSERSDSDESQKESSYGYKKSAKKAAISDSSEELSAEDSLSRDNLVESYDVRVHLNDYVLSGKCDLTVAQEAKIQALVEKIRSEIPVLVVQMKKTSANFGNLIIRKEYALKYFPCEATNIILQLPRKNKEWKCRFNPGRRNLYLGYFVHDNCVQEGDICLFQPIAKVKEGRFTIIVHLLHKESVRRSPGGTAGMTHMATDRRTSANTSLTARVKEEPATDDISSLGPEEDVDNSEGASETLFVLPERASITPAQEQKVREKVETIESTVPVYVAILNKCNVSRKYGIMITMGKQYASRYLEKQYFTGHRGKKNVISLVLQREGKSRTWDTELRRASDRMRICKGWVAFVRGNRLRVGDICLFKLMESELLKMIVYIIRREKCLD; this is encoded by the exons ATGTGTGTGCCCTTGCAGTCCCTGGATGCTCTCTCCATAAGTAAGACCG CAGGCAGCGGTAGACGCAGGGTGGGAGCGCCACCACGTACAAGGGCAGAGGAAGGCGACCATCGACGCGAGACGCAG GACATATCCAAGATGAGTGATCTATGTGAATGCTGCCAGATCAAGCTTAAGTTTCTAAGGCAAATCAATGGCGACTTCATGCACGGCCTG GTCATACCGGAGTGGTTTGTGAACCAATTTGAAGGAAAGGTCTGGATAACCGTCAAACTAGAGTCCCCTAATGGTAACGTCTATGATGTTGGAGTTACCGAGAATATGAACCGAACAATTTTGAAGTCTGGATGGGCATCATTCGTTGATGCCAATAAAATAGAAGAAAATTATTCATTGATGTTTCGTTACCTTGGAAACGCCCGCTTCAAGGTTACAATATTCGATTCCAGTGGTAAGCAGAAAGCGTCGTGCTGTGCAAGGATGGGAACTGCTTCCGATGTTAGAAAGCCAAGCACATTTGATGTTGAtaattctagtagttctcttggtggGACTACTCGGTCTTCACCAAGCGAAAGATCAGACTCTGATGAAAGCCAAAAGGAAAGCTCGTACGGTTATAAAAAATCAGCAAAGAAGGCTGCAATATCAGATTCTTCTGAGGAATTATCAG CTGAAGACAGTCTATCTAGAGACAATTTGGTGGAGTCATATGATGTACGGGTGCATTTGAATGATTATGTCTTATCAGGGAAATGTGATCTTACAGTAGCACAGGAGGCAAAAATACAAGCACTTGTAGAGAAAATTCGATCTGAAATCCCGGTGCTTGTTGTACAGATGAAGAAGACCAGTGCAAACTTTGGTAATCTG ATAATACGTAAGGAGTACGCACTCAAATACTTCCCATGTGAAGCTACAAATATCATACTTCAGCTACCTAGGAAGAACAAGGAATGGAAGTGCAGATTTAATCCAGGTCGGCGCAACCTTTATTTGGGCTACTTTGTCCATGACAACTGTGTTCAAGAGGGAGATATCTGCCTCTTTCAGCCAATAGCAAAGGTTAAGGAAGGAAGATTTACCATAATTGTCCATCTTCTTCACAAAGAGAGCGTTCGTCGTTCCCCTGGTGGAACAGCAGGGATGACACACATGGCTACCGACAGAAGAACAAGCGCAAATACGTCCTTAACAGCCCGTGTTAAGGAGGAACCAGCCACCGATG ATATATCATCATTGGGGCCTGAAGAGGATGTAGACAATTCTGAGGGAGCTTCTGAGACCCTCTTCGTACTGCCAGAAAGAGCCTCTATAACGCCAGCACAGGAGCAAAAAGTGCGGGAGAAAGTAGAAACCATTGAGTCGACAGTACCAGTTTACGTCGCGATCCTGAACAAGTGCAATGTTTCTCGCAAATACGGCATCATGATA ACCATGGGCAAGCAGTACGCGTCAAGGTATCTCGAAAAACAGTACTTCACCGGGCATCGCGGAAAGAAAAATGTGATCAGTCTGGTGCTTCAACGGGAGGGGAAGAGTAGGACGTGGGACACGGAGCTGCGACGCGCGAGTGATCGCATGAGGATCTGTAAAGGATGGGTGGCTTTCGTCCGTGGCAACCGCCTGCGGGTGGGTGACATCTGCCTCTTCAAGTTGATGGAGAGCGAGCTGCTGAAGATGATTGTTTACATCATTCGCCGTGAGAAGTGCTTAGATTGA
- the LOC119278573 gene encoding B3 domain-containing protein Os03g0620400-like isoform X2 — protein sequence MCVPLQSLDALSISKTGELLLAYPSTSSTTGSGRRRVGAPPRTRAEEGDHRRETQDISKMSDLCECCQIKLKFLRQINGDFMHGLVIPEWFVNQFEGKVWITVKLESPNGNVYDVGVTENMNRTILKSGWASFVDANKIEENYSLMFRYLGNARFKVTIFDSSGKQKASCCARMGTASDVRKPSTFDVDNSSSSLGGTTRSSPSERSDSDESQKESSYGYKKSAKKAAISDSSEELSAEDSLSRDNLVESYDVRVHLNDYVLSGKCDLTVAQEAKIQALVEKIRSEIPVLVVQMKKTSANFGNLIIRKEYALKYFPCEATNIILQLPRKNKEWKCRFNPGRRNLYLGYFVHDNCVQEGDICLFQPIAKVKEGRFTIIVHLLHKESVRRSPGGTAGMTHMATDRRTSANTSLTARVKEEPATDDISSLGPEEDVDNSEGASETLFVLPERASITPAQEQKVREKVETIESTVPVYVAILNKCNVSRKYGIMITMGKQYASRYLEKQYFTGHRGKKNVISLVLQREGKSRTWDTELRRASDRMRICKGWVAFVRGNRLRVGDICLFKLMESELLKMIVYIIRREKCLD from the exons ATGTGTGTGCCCTTGCAGTCCCTGGATGCTCTCTCCATAAGTAAGACCGGTGAGCTTCTTCTTGCATACCCCTCTACCTCCAGCACCACCG GCAGCGGTAGACGCAGGGTGGGAGCGCCACCACGTACAAGGGCAGAGGAAGGCGACCATCGACGCGAGACGCAG GACATATCCAAGATGAGTGATCTATGTGAATGCTGCCAGATCAAGCTTAAGTTTCTAAGGCAAATCAATGGCGACTTCATGCACGGCCTG GTCATACCGGAGTGGTTTGTGAACCAATTTGAAGGAAAGGTCTGGATAACCGTCAAACTAGAGTCCCCTAATGGTAACGTCTATGATGTTGGAGTTACCGAGAATATGAACCGAACAATTTTGAAGTCTGGATGGGCATCATTCGTTGATGCCAATAAAATAGAAGAAAATTATTCATTGATGTTTCGTTACCTTGGAAACGCCCGCTTCAAGGTTACAATATTCGATTCCAGTGGTAAGCAGAAAGCGTCGTGCTGTGCAAGGATGGGAACTGCTTCCGATGTTAGAAAGCCAAGCACATTTGATGTTGAtaattctagtagttctcttggtggGACTACTCGGTCTTCACCAAGCGAAAGATCAGACTCTGATGAAAGCCAAAAGGAAAGCTCGTACGGTTATAAAAAATCAGCAAAGAAGGCTGCAATATCAGATTCTTCTGAGGAATTATCAG CTGAAGACAGTCTATCTAGAGACAATTTGGTGGAGTCATATGATGTACGGGTGCATTTGAATGATTATGTCTTATCAGGGAAATGTGATCTTACAGTAGCACAGGAGGCAAAAATACAAGCACTTGTAGAGAAAATTCGATCTGAAATCCCGGTGCTTGTTGTACAGATGAAGAAGACCAGTGCAAACTTTGGTAATCTG ATAATACGTAAGGAGTACGCACTCAAATACTTCCCATGTGAAGCTACAAATATCATACTTCAGCTACCTAGGAAGAACAAGGAATGGAAGTGCAGATTTAATCCAGGTCGGCGCAACCTTTATTTGGGCTACTTTGTCCATGACAACTGTGTTCAAGAGGGAGATATCTGCCTCTTTCAGCCAATAGCAAAGGTTAAGGAAGGAAGATTTACCATAATTGTCCATCTTCTTCACAAAGAGAGCGTTCGTCGTTCCCCTGGTGGAACAGCAGGGATGACACACATGGCTACCGACAGAAGAACAAGCGCAAATACGTCCTTAACAGCCCGTGTTAAGGAGGAACCAGCCACCGATG ATATATCATCATTGGGGCCTGAAGAGGATGTAGACAATTCTGAGGGAGCTTCTGAGACCCTCTTCGTACTGCCAGAAAGAGCCTCTATAACGCCAGCACAGGAGCAAAAAGTGCGGGAGAAAGTAGAAACCATTGAGTCGACAGTACCAGTTTACGTCGCGATCCTGAACAAGTGCAATGTTTCTCGCAAATACGGCATCATGATA ACCATGGGCAAGCAGTACGCGTCAAGGTATCTCGAAAAACAGTACTTCACCGGGCATCGCGGAAAGAAAAATGTGATCAGTCTGGTGCTTCAACGGGAGGGGAAGAGTAGGACGTGGGACACGGAGCTGCGACGCGCGAGTGATCGCATGAGGATCTGTAAAGGATGGGTGGCTTTCGTCCGTGGCAACCGCCTGCGGGTGGGTGACATCTGCCTCTTCAAGTTGATGGAGAGCGAGCTGCTGAAGATGATTGTTTACATCATTCGCCGTGAGAAGTGCTTAGATTGA